Proteins encoded within one genomic window of Rhinolophus sinicus isolate RSC01 linkage group LG14, ASM3656204v1, whole genome shotgun sequence:
- the LOC109435925 gene encoding NKAP-like protein: protein MSWHEIDKIGRKWSRSTFLFSGNIKGAGTVGTAEGVIGANSSFYVPTGIRLRDVNSKHRRNYLALPAGDGKPPPRLTAHARRERRLATGQSGIRAWLLATASASAGWSAGRVLCGNRPELTLWSPVKARLMAPVSRSRYPEDTPGSWRRRRPSSGSGRSRSLSRGREGRRRPWGGSGVGASDRLSRSPQRPRFRNYAFLSSSICCGAYHDRHHHCAGDRRWAEEDERVKEESDRQRRLKARERIGELGAPEVWGLSPKFPEPDSDTTVEDEKVKTHKMGSSDSSSEGKRIKTSRSKNKKKKKSKRKYRKYSDNSDGNSDSDSNSSSDDGKRRAKKAKKKEKKKKHREEKNKKKKNKTKKKPSDSSYKDSEGELPEDIWIEHSKFAGTMDLIGPEAPIIHTSQDEKPLNYGHALLPGEGAAMAEYVKVGKRIPRRGEIGLTSEEIASFECSGYVMSGSRHRRMEAVRLRKENQIYSADEKRALASFKQEERQNRENKILASFREMVYRKTKMTSEDFCSTAGL, encoded by the coding sequence ATGAGCTGGCATGAAATCGACAAAATCGGACGAAAGTGGAGCAGGAGCACCTTCCTTTTCTCTGGAAACATCAAAGGAGCCGGGACTGTGGGAACAGCGGAGGGAGTCATTGGTGCGAATTCCTCTTTTTATGTTCCCACGGGGATCAGGTTGCGGGACGTAAATTCTAAGCACAGACGCAATTACTTGGCGTTACCCGCTGGGGACGGAAAGCCTCCGCCCCGGCTCACGGCCCACGCGCGGAGGGAGCGTCGCCTGGCAACCGGCCAGAGCGGAATCCGCGCCTGGCTGCTGGCCACCGCGTCTGCGAGCGCGGGCTGGTCCGCCGGCCGCGTTCTCTGCGGTAACCGTCCCGAGTTGACCCTGTGGTCGCCTGTGAAAGCGCGGCTCATGGCGCCAGTATCCCGGTCTCGCTACCCCGAGGACACGCCGGGCTCTTGGAGACGGCGACGCCCCTCGTCCGGGAGCGGTCGTTCCCGCTCTCTCTCCCGCGGCCGCGAGGGCCGCAGGCGTCCGTGGGGTGGGTCGGGCGTCGGCGCTTCTGACCGGCTTAGTCGCTCCCCGCAGCGGCCCAGGTTCCGAAACTACGCTTTCTTGTCTTCTTCGATCTGTTGCGGTGCATACCACGACCGTCACCACCACTGTGCGGGGGACCGGCGGTGGGCGGAAGAGGACGAGAGGGTGAAGGAAGAGAGCGATCGGCAGAGGAGGCTGAAAGCGAGAGAAAGGATTGGGGAGTTGGGAGCTCCTGAGGTGTGGGGGCTGTCTCCAAAGTTTCCTGAGCCGGATTCTGACACCACAGTTGAAGATGAAAAGGTGAAAACTCACAAGATGGGCAGTTCAGATTCCAGCTCCGAAGGAAAAAGGATAAAGACCAGTcgttcaaaaaacaaaaaaaagaaaaaatccaaaagaaaatataggaaatattcTGATAACAGTGACGGTAATTCAGACTCTGACAGTAATTCGAGCTCAGATGATGGGAAAAGGAGAGCAAAAAaagccaagaagaaagagaagaaaaagaaacacagagaggaaaaaaacaagaaaaagaagaataagactAAAAAGAAACCCAGTGACTCAAGCTATAAGGATTCAGAAGGAGAATTGCCAGAAGATATCTGGATTGAGCACTCAAAGTTTGCAGGTACCATGGATCTAATTGGTCCAGAAGCACCCATAATACACACCTCTCAAGATGAGAAACCTTTGAACTATGGCCATGCTCTGCTACCAGGTGAAGGTGCAGCTATGGCTGAGTATGTAAAAGTTGGAAAACGTATCCCACGAAGAGGTGAAATTGGGCTGACAAGTGAAGAGATTGCTTCATTTGAATGCTCAGGTTATGTTATGAGTGGTAGCAGGCATCGCAGAATGGAGGCTGTGCGACTGCGTAAAGAGAACCAAATCTACAGTGCCGATGAGAAGAGAGCTCTTGCATCCTTTAAGCAAGAAGAGAGACAGAACAGAGAGAATAAGATTCTAGCAAGTTTCCGAGAGATGGTgtacagaaagacaaaaatgacaaGTGAGGACTTTTGTTCTACAGCAGGACTTTGA
- the ZSCAN26 gene encoding zinc finger and SCAN domain-containing protein 26 isoform X2: MATGLWTVPSLAPLNLKKEGLRVVKEDHRSAWGQGVQQGSSTGLAQEPWREQFRQLRYDEAGSPREALGRLRQLCRLWLRPETHSKEQMLELLVLEQFLSILPGELQARVCAQYPESGDAAVAALENMEADTGDTGQQDLDQSKKQDARGQDAGPLRATPMQQGPRASEAPAPAEGEAARTEIGRLVVETGCCGVESSVKIPESTEARCEDSDLERQQAKSTAKVTTDCKCSARGDGVIQHSDPTKHDGAHTGGKLCDSEVCQSACRTGRQKMHSREKGHQCHECGKAFQRSSHLVRHEKTHRGEKPYQCKECAKVFSQNAGLLEHLRIHTGERPFLCIHCGKSFRRSSHLNRHQRIHSQEEPRQCEECGKTFSQALLLTHHQRTHSRSRSHQCAECGKAFNLTSDLIRHHRIHTGEKPFRCHVCQKAFRLNSHLAQHVRIHNEEKPYECSECGEAFRQRSGLFQHQRYRHKDKALAEMSSPCGTSQSSNQHTALQEKPC, encoded by the exons ATGGCCACAGGGCTGTGGACGGTGCCCTCCCTGGCCCCTCTGAATCTGAAGAAGGAGGGGCTTCGGGTAGTGAAGGAGGATCACCGCTCTGCTTGGGGACAGGGAGTCCAGCAAGGAAGCAGCACGGGCCTTGCACAGGAGCCGTGGCGCGAGCAGTTCAGGCAGCTGCGCTATGATGAGGCCGGGAGTCCCCGAGAGGCCCTGGGCCGGCTGCGCCAGCTCTGCCGCCTGTGGCTTCGGCCTGAGACGCACAGCAAGGAGCAGATGCTGGAGCTGCTGGTGCTGGAGCAGTTCCTGAGCATCCTGCCCGGGGAGCTGCAGGCCCGCGTGTGCGCGCAGTATCCAGAGAGCGGGGACGCGGCGGTGGCCGCTCTGGAGAACATGGAGGCAGACACTGGGGACACAGGACAGCAG GACCTGGACCAGTCTAAGAAGCAGGATGCACGTGGGCAGGACGCAGGCCCCCTGAGAGCCACGCCCATGCAGCAGGGCCCACGTGCGAGTGAGGCTCCAGCACCAGCAGAGG GTGAGGCAGCAAGGACTGAGATTGGGAGGCTGGTTGTAGAGACAGGCTGCTGTGGAGTGGAATCGTCTGTGAAAATACCTGAGTCCACGGAGGCTCGTTGTGAAGACTCTGACTTGGAAAGGCAGCAGGCCAAGTCCACAGCCAAGGTGACCACTGACTGTAAATGCTCAGCACGTGGGGACGGAGTCATCCAGCACTCAGATCCAACTAAACATGACGGTGCGCACACGGGAGGAAAGCTCTGTGACTCTGAAGTGTGTCAGAGCGCCTGTCGTACTGGACGTCAGAAAATGCACTCTAGAGAGAAAGGCCACCAGTGTCatgagtgtgggaaagcctttcaGAGAAGTTCACACCTTGTCAGACATGAGAAGACCCATCGTGGTGAGAAGCCCTATCAGTGCAAGGAGTGCGCCAAAGTGTTCAGCCAGAACGCAGGCCTGTTGGAGCATCTCAGAATCCACACTGGGGAGAGGCCTTTTCTGTGCATCCACTGTGGGAAGAGCTTCAGGCGCAGCTCCCACCTTAACCGACACCAGCGGATTCACAGTCAGGAGGAGCCCCGGCAGTGTGAGGAGTGCGGGAAAACCTTCAGTCAGGCCCTGCTCCTCACCCACCATCAGAGGACCCACAGCCGCTCCCGAAGCCACCAGTGCGCcgagtgtgggaaagccttcaatTTGACCTCAGACCTTATTCGACACCACAGgatccacactggagagaaacccttcAGGTGTCACGTGTGCCAGAAAGCCTTCCGCCTAAACTCGCACCTTGCCCAGCACGTGCGGATCCACAATGAAGAAAAGCCCTATGAGTGCAGCGAGTGTGGAGAAGCCTTCAGGCAGAGGTCAGGCCTTTTCCAGCATCAGCGATACCGCCACAAAGATAAAGCGCTTGCTGAGATGTCCTCTCCCTGTGGGACATCACAGTCCAGTAACCAGCACACAGCACTGCAGGAAAAGCCATGCTAG
- the ZSCAN26 gene encoding zinc finger and SCAN domain-containing protein 26 isoform X1 produces the protein MATGLWTVPSLAPLNLKKEGLRVVKEDHRSAWGQGVQQGSSTGLAQEPWREQFRQLRYDEAGSPREALGRLRQLCRLWLRPETHSKEQMLELLVLEQFLSILPGELQARVCAQYPESGDAAVAALENMEADTGDTGQQDLDQSKKQDARGQDAGPLRATPMQQGPRASEAPAPAEGKGEAARTEIGRLVVETGCCGVESSVKIPESTEARCEDSDLERQQAKSTAKVTTDCKCSARGDGVIQHSDPTKHDGAHTGGKLCDSEVCQSACRTGRQKMHSREKGHQCHECGKAFQRSSHLVRHEKTHRGEKPYQCKECAKVFSQNAGLLEHLRIHTGERPFLCIHCGKSFRRSSHLNRHQRIHSQEEPRQCEECGKTFSQALLLTHHQRTHSRSRSHQCAECGKAFNLTSDLIRHHRIHTGEKPFRCHVCQKAFRLNSHLAQHVRIHNEEKPYECSECGEAFRQRSGLFQHQRYRHKDKALAEMSSPCGTSQSSNQHTALQEKPC, from the exons ATGGCCACAGGGCTGTGGACGGTGCCCTCCCTGGCCCCTCTGAATCTGAAGAAGGAGGGGCTTCGGGTAGTGAAGGAGGATCACCGCTCTGCTTGGGGACAGGGAGTCCAGCAAGGAAGCAGCACGGGCCTTGCACAGGAGCCGTGGCGCGAGCAGTTCAGGCAGCTGCGCTATGATGAGGCCGGGAGTCCCCGAGAGGCCCTGGGCCGGCTGCGCCAGCTCTGCCGCCTGTGGCTTCGGCCTGAGACGCACAGCAAGGAGCAGATGCTGGAGCTGCTGGTGCTGGAGCAGTTCCTGAGCATCCTGCCCGGGGAGCTGCAGGCCCGCGTGTGCGCGCAGTATCCAGAGAGCGGGGACGCGGCGGTGGCCGCTCTGGAGAACATGGAGGCAGACACTGGGGACACAGGACAGCAG GACCTGGACCAGTCTAAGAAGCAGGATGCACGTGGGCAGGACGCAGGCCCCCTGAGAGCCACGCCCATGCAGCAGGGCCCACGTGCGAGTGAGGCTCCAGCACCAGCAGAGGGCAAGG GTGAGGCAGCAAGGACTGAGATTGGGAGGCTGGTTGTAGAGACAGGCTGCTGTGGAGTGGAATCGTCTGTGAAAATACCTGAGTCCACGGAGGCTCGTTGTGAAGACTCTGACTTGGAAAGGCAGCAGGCCAAGTCCACAGCCAAGGTGACCACTGACTGTAAATGCTCAGCACGTGGGGACGGAGTCATCCAGCACTCAGATCCAACTAAACATGACGGTGCGCACACGGGAGGAAAGCTCTGTGACTCTGAAGTGTGTCAGAGCGCCTGTCGTACTGGACGTCAGAAAATGCACTCTAGAGAGAAAGGCCACCAGTGTCatgagtgtgggaaagcctttcaGAGAAGTTCACACCTTGTCAGACATGAGAAGACCCATCGTGGTGAGAAGCCCTATCAGTGCAAGGAGTGCGCCAAAGTGTTCAGCCAGAACGCAGGCCTGTTGGAGCATCTCAGAATCCACACTGGGGAGAGGCCTTTTCTGTGCATCCACTGTGGGAAGAGCTTCAGGCGCAGCTCCCACCTTAACCGACACCAGCGGATTCACAGTCAGGAGGAGCCCCGGCAGTGTGAGGAGTGCGGGAAAACCTTCAGTCAGGCCCTGCTCCTCACCCACCATCAGAGGACCCACAGCCGCTCCCGAAGCCACCAGTGCGCcgagtgtgggaaagccttcaatTTGACCTCAGACCTTATTCGACACCACAGgatccacactggagagaaacccttcAGGTGTCACGTGTGCCAGAAAGCCTTCCGCCTAAACTCGCACCTTGCCCAGCACGTGCGGATCCACAATGAAGAAAAGCCCTATGAGTGCAGCGAGTGTGGAGAAGCCTTCAGGCAGAGGTCAGGCCTTTTCCAGCATCAGCGATACCGCCACAAAGATAAAGCGCTTGCTGAGATGTCCTCTCCCTGTGGGACATCACAGTCCAGTAACCAGCACACAGCACTGCAGGAAAAGCCATGCTAG
- the LOC109435920 gene encoding piggyBac transposable element-derived protein 1: protein MVRERTDAGGIAGISRWSTVPTHSWKSMDEALQSPAPEDGGSVVKVKEDAAWEQLGSSHSQELCRLRFRRFSYQEVAGPRGALAQLRELCRLWLRPEKHSKEQMMELLVLEQFLSILPRELQAHVRVQHPESGDAAVAALENMEADTGDTGQQTSVYSQGQDTYVMVTGPQGASLEGQSLQLLPVVTTLKCEPPELTREDLRKVRRPAPWGLALLQERNPRDEAAVPEFTPARSQNIFFRP from the exons ATGGTGCGGGAGAGGACCGATGCAGGAGGCATTGCAGGCATTTCAAGAT ggtcaactgtccCAACACATTCCTGGAAATCCATGGATGAAGCTTTGCAAAGCCCAGCTCCTGAAGATGGAGGCAGCGTTGTGAAGGTGAAGGAGGACGCCGCGTGGGAGCAGCTGGGCAGCTCACACTCTCAGGAGCTCTGCCGCCTTCGTTTCCGGAGGTTCAGCTACCAGGAGGTGGCGGGGCCTCGCGGGGCGCTTGCTCAGCTCCGGGAGCTCTGCCGCCTGTGGCTGCGGCCCGAGAAGCACAGCAAGGAGCAGATGATGGAGCTGCTGGTGCTGGAGCAGTTCCTGAGCATCCTTCCCAGGGAGCTCCAGGCCCACGTGCGTGTGCAGCATCCAGAGAGTGGGGATGCGGCGGTGGCCGCGCTGGAGAACATGGAGGCAGACACGGGGGACACGGGACAGCAG ACTTCCGTCTACTCTCAGGGACAGGACACGTACGTAATGGTGACGGGACCTCAAGGAGCCTCTTTGGAGGGTCAGAGCCTGCAGCTCCTGCCCGTGGTGACCACACTGAAGTGTGAGCCTCCTGAGCTCACCCGAGAGGACCTTCGCAAAGTGAGAA GGCCTGCTCCCTGGGGTCTAGCCCTTCTCCAGGAAAGAAATCCCAGAGACGAGGCAGCAGTACCCGAGTTTACACCAGCCAGGTCCCAG aatatttttttcagaccCTGA